The following DNA comes from Candidatus Binataceae bacterium.
GTACGAGTTTTCCTCGGCGTCGGCCAACAATGGCTCGGGCTTTGAGGGCCTGGGCGACACTTGGGGACTCAACAATAATCCGAGTCCCGCGCCCACTAGTCAGGCCTGGGATATTGCGACAGTAATAGTCATTTGCATCAGCCGCTTCATCCCCATTATCGCACCGATCGCACTGGCGGCCGGGATGGGCGCGAAAAAGTCCGCTCCATTCGGATTGGGTACGATGCGCGACGATACTCCCACTTTCGCGTTCCTTCTGATGGGAACGATCGTGATTATCGGCGCGCTGCTATTTCTGCCGGTGGCAGCGCTGGGTCCCGTTGCCGAGCATCTGGGTCCATTACCATTTGGCGGATAGCCTCGATCCTTTCCAATTTGCATTCGCGGGAGCCGGGCGTGTCCAAACAACACGCCCGGCTCGTGAAATCGAATTCATCGCCACATGGGCCCTTACAATACCTCGGAGCCGTCCGCGCCCCTCAACTCCTGTTCGTTATCGTTTCAAATTGAAAAACGACGTTGCATGCAGGTTGTAAGGTTGGAAAAGAATGACGCAATTATACCTTTATTTTACCGGCGGATTTGCCGGGGCACATTAATTGCTCCCTCATTTATTACATTGTTTTTTTAATTGTCGACGGCTGTATAGCCATTTGGAGGAGTTAACACGATGGATCTCTGGACCTGGATCCCACTCACTTTCGGACTGGGCATCACGACTATGGCGCTGTGCTTCGCTTTCCTCGCAGCGTGCGAGCGAATCTAGGAGGTCAAATATGATTTACGTCACAGCCGCTGTCTCCGCTTTCTTATTTATCTATTTGACCGTAGCGCTTGTACGGCCGGAGTGGTTCTAAGTCCGGCGGCCATCCCGCGCGAGGTAACTTGGTTGACAGTGCCACAACTAACAGCAGCAGTAAGTGCGGCATCGGACCGCAGCCGATCACCCGGGGCCCCTGCCCTTTGACGGAAAGTTACTAGGGACTTAGTCGCGATTTCAGTATCAATGGAGCCTCGAATGGAAGCTGTAAAACAAACTCCTACGCCACCCGAAATCAACATCGTGCCGCCGATGCCGGTGCCACCGCGCCGATCGCGTGCTCAGGCATTGTTCGCTCCGGAATTGGTGCGGCCGGCGATCAAAGACGCTTTCCTGATGCTGCGGCCCGATGTTCAATGGCGCAACCCGGTCATGTTCGTGGTCGAAATCGGCGCCGTACTGACGCTGCTCTTCGTGGTTCAAGCGGCAGTCAGCCAATCCGTGAGTCAGGTGCCGATTAGCTACTTCATCGCACTTGACTTCTGGCTATGGCTGACAGTCCTGTTCGCAAATTTCGCGACCGCCCTGGCCGAAGCGCGTGGACGTGCCCAGGCCGATTCGCTTCGCAAGGCCCGCAAGGACACCCCTGCCTACAGGCTCAAAGGCAAGGATATGATCGAAGAGGTTTCCTCGGCCGATCTGAAGCCGGGCGACCGCGTGGCCATTGAAGCCGGTCAGGTCATACCGGGCGATGGCGAAATCATTGAGGGTTTGGCCTCGGTCGACGAATCGGCAATCACCGGTGAATCGGCGCCGGTGATTCGCGAGTCCGGCGGCGATCGCTCCGGGGTAACCGGCGGTACGCGCGTTCTGTCGGATCGTATCGTCGTCAAAATCACTGCGGCGGCCGGCGAGTCCTTCCTCGATCGCATGATCGCTCTGGTCGAAGGCGCGGTGCGTCAGCGCACACCCAACGAAATCGCACTCAGCCTCGTGCTGACGGCCTTCACCCTGATCTTTCTAATCGTAGTCGTGCCGCTGTGGCCGATGGCCCTCAATGCCGAAATATACATGATGGGCTATCTCGGCATCACGGAATCGCTGAAGAGCCTCGGCACCGATGTGCCTACTCTCGTCGCACTGCTGGTCTGCCTTATCCCCACGACGATCGGTGCACTCCTGGCCGCAATTGGTATCGCGGGGATGGATCGCGCGCTGCAGGCAAATATCCTCGCGAAAAGCGGTAAGGCGGTCGAGACCGCCGGCGACATCGATACGGTTCTGCTCGACAAAACCGGCACCATCACCATGGGCAATCGTCACGCAACCGATTTCCTGCCCGTAGGGAAATATACTGCGCAACAACTCGGACGTTTAGCTGCGCTCGCATCGATCGCCGATGAAACTCCCGAGGGTAAGACTATCGTTAAACTTCATTTCGATCGTGGCGGGACACCCAGCGACGTCACCGCTCCGAATGGTTCACAGTTCGTCGCGTTCACGGCCCAGACCAGGATGAGCGGCATCGACCTTCCCGATGGCCGCCAGATTCGCAAGGGCGCGCCGGATGCGGTTATTCGCTTTGTTGAACGTCAATCCGGATCGATCCCGTCGGAGCTCAAAACCGCCGTCGAGGCGATTGGCTCCCAGGGCGCGACTCCCCTGGTGGTGGCCGACGGCGCGAACATAGCTGGTGTCGTGGTGCTTTCGGATGTCCTCAAAACTGGCATCAGCGAGCGCCTCGAGCGTCTGCGCCGGATGGGCGTGCGGAGCGTGATGATCACCGGCGATAACCCTCTCACCGCGGCGACCATCGCCCACAAGGCGGGCGTCGACGATTTCGTGGCGCAATGCACTCCCGAATCGAAGCTTGCTTACATCCGCAAGGAACAGGCGGATGGCAAGCTCGTCGCGATGGTGGGCGACGGCACCAATGACGCGCCCGCGCTGGCCCAGGCTGATGTCGGCCTCGCGATGAACTCGGGCACCCAGGCCGCCAAAGAGGCGGGCAACATGGTCGATCTCGATAGCAATCCGACCAAGCTCCTCGAGGTGGTTGAGATTGGCAAGCAGCTCCTGATGACGCGCGGCGCACTGACTACATTCTCAATAGCCAATGACGTAGCCAAGTACTTCGCGATTGTTCCCGCGCTGTTTGCGGGTACGCTGCCGTGGCTCAAGGCGATGGACGTTATGCATTTGCATTCGCCGACCTCGGCGATCCTGTCGGCCGTTATCTTCAACGCGATCATCATTCCATTACTCATTCCGATCGCGTTGCGCGGAGTTAGCTATCGACCGCTTGGTGCTGACGCGTTGCTTCGCCGCAATCTGCTGGTCTGGGGCCTCGGCGGCGTCATCCTGCCCTTCGTCGGAATCAAGCTGATCGACATGATTATGGTCGCAGGCCATCTTATCTCTTAGGAGAACAATTCAGGTATAAAGCCATGTCACGCTATTTTTCAAAGAGCTTTCTACTCTTCCTGTTCGTAATCCCCACCGTCTGCATAATCTATCCTGCGGTACTGTGGGTAATCGGCCAGGTGTTCTTTCCGTTTCAG
Coding sequences within:
- the kdpB gene encoding potassium-transporting ATPase subunit KdpB, whose amino-acid sequence is MEAVKQTPTPPEINIVPPMPVPPRRSRAQALFAPELVRPAIKDAFLMLRPDVQWRNPVMFVVEIGAVLTLLFVVQAAVSQSVSQVPISYFIALDFWLWLTVLFANFATALAEARGRAQADSLRKARKDTPAYRLKGKDMIEEVSSADLKPGDRVAIEAGQVIPGDGEIIEGLASVDESAITGESAPVIRESGGDRSGVTGGTRVLSDRIVVKITAAAGESFLDRMIALVEGAVRQRTPNEIALSLVLTAFTLIFLIVVVPLWPMALNAEIYMMGYLGITESLKSLGTDVPTLVALLVCLIPTTIGALLAAIGIAGMDRALQANILAKSGKAVETAGDIDTVLLDKTGTITMGNRHATDFLPVGKYTAQQLGRLAALASIADETPEGKTIVKLHFDRGGTPSDVTAPNGSQFVAFTAQTRMSGIDLPDGRQIRKGAPDAVIRFVERQSGSIPSELKTAVEAIGSQGATPLVVADGANIAGVVVLSDVLKTGISERLERLRRMGVRSVMITGDNPLTAATIAHKAGVDDFVAQCTPESKLAYIRKEQADGKLVAMVGDGTNDAPALAQADVGLAMNSGTQAAKEAGNMVDLDSNPTKLLEVVEIGKQLLMTRGALTTFSIANDVAKYFAIVPALFAGTLPWLKAMDVMHLHSPTSAILSAVIFNAIIIPLLIPIALRGVSYRPLGADALLRRNLLVWGLGGVILPFVGIKLIDMIMVAGHLIS